The proteins below are encoded in one region of Pongo pygmaeus isolate AG05252 chromosome 20, NHGRI_mPonPyg2-v2.0_pri, whole genome shotgun sequence:
- the ACTMAP gene encoding actin maturation protease isoform X5 has translation MRVGGLVDGRYSPVTPQWRPPGETHAGGHGKRLHGPGRDVLSTSYDEDFNHEPCQRKGYKAHWAVSAGVLLGVRAVPSLGYTEDPELPGLFHPVLGMPCQPPSLPEEGSLGAVYLLSKQGKSWHYQLWDYDQVRESNLQLTDFSPSRATDGRVYVVPVGGVRAGLCGQALLLTPQDCSH, from the exons ATGCGGGTTGGTGGCCTTGTGGATGGCAGGTACTCTCCTGTCACCCCCCAGTGGCGTCCCCCTGGAGAGACTCATGCAGGTGGCCACGGAAAGAGGCTACACGGCCCAGGGAGAGATGTTCTCAG CACCAGCTATGATGAGGACTTCAACCATGAGCCGTGTCAGAGGAAGGGCTACAAGGCCCACTGGGCGGTGAGTGCAG GGGTCCTACTGGGTGTTCGGGCTGTGCCCAGTCTCGGCTACACTGAGGACCCTGAGCTGCCGGGCCTGTTCCACCCAGTGCTGGGCATGCCCTGCCAACCACCATCCCTGCCGGAGGAGGGCTCCCTGGGAGCTGTCTACCTGCTGTCCAAGCAGGGCAAGAGTTGGCACTATCAGCTGTGGGACTACGACCAGGTCCGGGAGAGCAACCTGCAGCTGACGGACTTCTCGCCCTCACGGGCCACCGACGGCCGGGTGTACGTGGTGCCTGTGGGTGGGGTGCGGGCTGGCCTCTGTGGCCAGGCCCTGCTCCTCACACCGCAGGACTGCAGCCATTAG
- the ACTMAP gene encoding actin maturation protease isoform X1, whose translation MTSPCSPPLKPPIPPPKTPVPQASSIPSPPLPLSPLDFLALPSPPWSQQTPVPPPPPLPPPPAATGPAPPHVFGLEKSQLLKEAFEKAGPVPKGREDVKRLLKLHKDRFRGDLRWILFCADLPSLIQEGPQCGLVALWMAGTLLSPPSGVPLERLMQVATERGYTAQGEMFSVADMGRLAQEVLGCQAKLLSGGLGGPNRDLVLQHLVTGHPLLIPYDEDFNHEPCQRKGYKAHWAVSAGVLLGVRAVPSLGYTEDPELPGLFHPVLGMPCQPPSLPEEGSLGAVYLLSKQGKSWHYQLWDYDQVRESNLQLTDFSPSRATDGRVYVVPVGGVRAGLCGQALLLTPQDCSH comes from the exons ATGACTTCTCCATGCTCTCCTCCCCTAAAACCCCCAATCCCTCCTCCAAAAACCCCTGTACCCCAAGCCAGCAGCATTCCATCTCCTCCTCTACCCCTAAGTCCCCTGGACTTTTTAGCTTTACCATCCCCTCCCTGGAGCCAACAGACCCCTGTTCCCCCACCGCCCCCACTGCCTCCTCCACCTGCTGCCACAGGGCCTGCTCCCCCTCATGTCTTCGGCCTGGAGAAGAGCCAGCTCCTGAAGGAGGCCTTTGAGAAGGCTGGCCCGGTCCCCAAGGGCAGAGAAGATGTGAAGAGGCTTCTGAAACTACACAAGGACCG GTTCCGAGGTGACCTGCGGTGGATCCTCTTCTGTGCAGACCTGCCATCCCTCATCCAAGAAGGCCCTCA ATGCGGGTTGGTGGCCTTGTGGATGGCAGGTACTCTCCTGTCACCCCCCAGTGGCGTCCCCCTGGAGAGACTCATGCAGGTGGCCACGGAAAGAGGCTACACGGCCCAGGGAGAGATGTTCTCAG TGGCCGATATGGGCAGGCTGGCCCAGGAGGTGCTGGGCTGCCAGGCCAAGCTGCTCTCTGGTGGCCTGGGCGGTCCCAACAGAGACCTCGTCCTGCAGCACCTGGTCACTGGACATCCCCTGCTCATCCC CTATGATGAGGACTTCAACCATGAGCCGTGTCAGAGGAAGGGCTACAAGGCCCACTGGGCGGTGAGTGCAG GGGTCCTACTGGGTGTTCGGGCTGTGCCCAGTCTCGGCTACACTGAGGACCCTGAGCTGCCGGGCCTGTTCCACCCAGTGCTGGGCATGCCCTGCCAACCACCATCCCTGCCGGAGGAGGGCTCCCTGGGAGCTGTCTACCTGCTGTCCAAGCAGGGCAAGAGTTGGCACTATCAGCTGTGGGACTACGACCAGGTCCGGGAGAGCAACCTGCAGCTGACGGACTTCTCGCCCTCACGGGCCACCGACGGCCGGGTGTACGTGGTGCCTGTGGGTGGGGTGCGGGCTGGCCTCTGTGGCCAGGCCCTGCTCCTCACACCGCAGGACTGCAGCCATTAG
- the ACTMAP gene encoding actin maturation protease isoform X3, with amino-acid sequence MAGTLLSPPSGVPLERLMQVATERGYTAQGEMFSVADMGRLAQEVLGCQAKLLSGGLGGPNRDLVLQHLVTGHPLLIPYDEDFNHEPCQRKGYKAHWAVSAGVLLGVRAVPSLGYTEDPELPGLFHPVLGMPCQPPSLPEEGSLGAVYLLSKQGKSWHYQLWDYDQVRESNLQLTDFSPSRATDGRVYVVPVGGVRAGLCGQALLLTPQDCSH; translated from the exons ATGGCAGGTACTCTCCTGTCACCCCCCAGTGGCGTCCCCCTGGAGAGACTCATGCAGGTGGCCACGGAAAGAGGCTACACGGCCCAGGGAGAGATGTTCTCAG TGGCCGATATGGGCAGGCTGGCCCAGGAGGTGCTGGGCTGCCAGGCCAAGCTGCTCTCTGGTGGCCTGGGCGGTCCCAACAGAGACCTCGTCCTGCAGCACCTGGTCACTGGACATCCCCTGCTCATCCC CTATGATGAGGACTTCAACCATGAGCCGTGTCAGAGGAAGGGCTACAAGGCCCACTGGGCGGTGAGTGCAG GGGTCCTACTGGGTGTTCGGGCTGTGCCCAGTCTCGGCTACACTGAGGACCCTGAGCTGCCGGGCCTGTTCCACCCAGTGCTGGGCATGCCCTGCCAACCACCATCCCTGCCGGAGGAGGGCTCCCTGGGAGCTGTCTACCTGCTGTCCAAGCAGGGCAAGAGTTGGCACTATCAGCTGTGGGACTACGACCAGGTCCGGGAGAGCAACCTGCAGCTGACGGACTTCTCGCCCTCACGGGCCACCGACGGCCGGGTGTACGTGGTGCCTGTGGGTGGGGTGCGGGCTGGCCTCTGTGGCCAGGCCCTGCTCCTCACACCGCAGGACTGCAGCCATTAG
- the ACTMAP gene encoding actin maturation protease isoform X2, with protein sequence MTSPCSPPLKPPIPPPKTPVPQASSIPSPPLPLSPLDFLALPSPPWSQQTPVPPPPPLPPPPAATGPAPPHVFGLEKSQLLKEAFEKAGPVPKGREDVKRLLKLHKDRFRGDLRWILFCADLPSLIQEGPQCGLVALWMAGTLLSPPSGVPLERLMQVATERGYTAQGEMFSVADMGRLAQEVLGCQAKLLSGGLGGPNRDLVLQHLVTGHPLLIPYDEDFNHEPCQRKGYKAHWAGSYWVFGLCPVSATLRTLSCRACSTQCWACPANHHPCRRRAPWELSTCCPSRARVGTISCGTTTRSGRATCS encoded by the exons ATGACTTCTCCATGCTCTCCTCCCCTAAAACCCCCAATCCCTCCTCCAAAAACCCCTGTACCCCAAGCCAGCAGCATTCCATCTCCTCCTCTACCCCTAAGTCCCCTGGACTTTTTAGCTTTACCATCCCCTCCCTGGAGCCAACAGACCCCTGTTCCCCCACCGCCCCCACTGCCTCCTCCACCTGCTGCCACAGGGCCTGCTCCCCCTCATGTCTTCGGCCTGGAGAAGAGCCAGCTCCTGAAGGAGGCCTTTGAGAAGGCTGGCCCGGTCCCCAAGGGCAGAGAAGATGTGAAGAGGCTTCTGAAACTACACAAGGACCG GTTCCGAGGTGACCTGCGGTGGATCCTCTTCTGTGCAGACCTGCCATCCCTCATCCAAGAAGGCCCTCA ATGCGGGTTGGTGGCCTTGTGGATGGCAGGTACTCTCCTGTCACCCCCCAGTGGCGTCCCCCTGGAGAGACTCATGCAGGTGGCCACGGAAAGAGGCTACACGGCCCAGGGAGAGATGTTCTCAG TGGCCGATATGGGCAGGCTGGCCCAGGAGGTGCTGGGCTGCCAGGCCAAGCTGCTCTCTGGTGGCCTGGGCGGTCCCAACAGAGACCTCGTCCTGCAGCACCTGGTCACTGGACATCCCCTGCTCATCCC CTATGATGAGGACTTCAACCATGAGCCGTGTCAGAGGAAGGGCTACAAGGCCCACTGGGCG GGGTCCTACTGGGTGTTCGGGCTGTGCCCAGTCTCGGCTACACTGAGGACCCTGAGCTGCCGGGCCTGTTCCACCCAGTGCTGGGCATGCCCTGCCAACCACCATCCCTGCCGGAGGAGGGCTCCCTGGGAGCTGTCTACCTGCTGTCCAAGCAGGGCAAGAGTTGGCACTATCAGCTGTGGGACTACGACCAGGTCCGGGAGAGCAACCTGCAGCTGA
- the ACTMAP gene encoding actin maturation protease isoform X4: MTSPCSPPLKPPIPPPKTPVPQASSIPSPPLPLSPLDFLALPSPPWSQQTPVPPPPPLPPPPAATGPAPPHVFGLEKSQLLKEAFEKAGPVPKGREDVKRLLKLHKDRFRGDLRWILFCADLPSLIQEGPQCGLVALWMAGTLLSPPSGVPLERLMQVATERGYTAQGEMFSAPAMMRTSTMSRVRGRATRPTGR; the protein is encoded by the exons ATGACTTCTCCATGCTCTCCTCCCCTAAAACCCCCAATCCCTCCTCCAAAAACCCCTGTACCCCAAGCCAGCAGCATTCCATCTCCTCCTCTACCCCTAAGTCCCCTGGACTTTTTAGCTTTACCATCCCCTCCCTGGAGCCAACAGACCCCTGTTCCCCCACCGCCCCCACTGCCTCCTCCACCTGCTGCCACAGGGCCTGCTCCCCCTCATGTCTTCGGCCTGGAGAAGAGCCAGCTCCTGAAGGAGGCCTTTGAGAAGGCTGGCCCGGTCCCCAAGGGCAGAGAAGATGTGAAGAGGCTTCTGAAACTACACAAGGACCG GTTCCGAGGTGACCTGCGGTGGATCCTCTTCTGTGCAGACCTGCCATCCCTCATCCAAGAAGGCCCTCA ATGCGGGTTGGTGGCCTTGTGGATGGCAGGTACTCTCCTGTCACCCCCCAGTGGCGTCCCCCTGGAGAGACTCATGCAGGTGGCCACGGAAAGAGGCTACACGGCCCAGGGAGAGATGTTCTCAG CACCAGCTATGATGAGGACTTCAACCATGAGCCGTGTCAGAGGAAGGGCTACAAGGCCCACTGGGCGGTGA